Proteins encoded in a region of the Roseateles sp. SL47 genome:
- a CDS encoding electron transfer flavoprotein subunit beta/FixA family protein — protein MKVLVPVKRVVDYNVKVRVKSDGTGVDIANVKMSMNPFDEIAVEEAVRLKEKGVVTEVIAVSCGVQQCQETLRTAMAIGADRAILVETDAELQPLAVAKLLKALVDKEQPQLVILGKQAIDDDCNQTGQMLAALTGLPQGTFASKVEVADGKVSVTREVDGGLETVSLTLPAVVTTDLRLNEPRYVTLPNIMKAKKKQLDTVKPADLGVDVTPRIKTLSVAEPPKRGAGVKVPDVATLVAKLKTEAKVI, from the coding sequence ATGAAGGTATTGGTTCCCGTCAAACGAGTCGTCGATTACAACGTCAAGGTGCGCGTCAAGAGTGACGGCACCGGGGTCGACATCGCCAATGTGAAGATGTCGATGAACCCGTTTGACGAAATTGCCGTCGAGGAAGCTGTGCGGCTGAAAGAAAAGGGCGTGGTCACCGAGGTGATTGCTGTGTCCTGCGGTGTGCAGCAGTGCCAGGAGACCCTGCGCACCGCGATGGCCATTGGTGCCGACCGCGCCATCCTGGTCGAAACCGATGCCGAACTGCAGCCGCTGGCCGTGGCCAAGCTGCTGAAGGCGCTGGTGGACAAGGAGCAGCCCCAACTCGTCATCCTCGGCAAGCAGGCCATCGATGACGATTGCAACCAGACCGGCCAAATGCTGGCCGCACTCACCGGCCTGCCGCAAGGCACCTTTGCTTCCAAGGTGGAAGTGGCCGATGGCAAGGTGTCCGTCACGCGCGAAGTGGACGGTGGCCTGGAAACCGTGAGCCTGACGCTGCCGGCCGTGGTCACGACCGACCTGCGCCTGAATGAGCCGCGCTATGTGACGCTGCCCAACATCATGAAAGCCAAGAAGAAGCAGCTGGACACCGTCAAGCCGGCGGACCTGGGTGTGGATGTCACGCCGCGCATCAAGACGCTGTCGGTGGCCGAGCCGCCCAAGCGCGGCGCAGGTGTGAAGGTGCCGGACGTGGCCACGCTCGTCGCCAAGTTGAAGACCGAGGCCAAGGTCATCTGA
- a CDS encoding NAD(P)H-dependent flavin oxidoreductase — protein sequence MALPPLFNTLRLPVIGSPLFIISNPQLVIAQCKAGIVGSMPALNARPAELLDDWLAEITETLAAHDRAHPESPAAPFAINQIVHKSNDRLEHDMEMCAKYKVPIIITSLGAREDVNAAVHAWGGIVLHDIINNKFAHKAVEKGADGLIAVAAGAGGHAGVKSPFALIQEIREWFDGPLALSGSIASGDAILAAQAAGADLAYIGSAFIATQEARASDDYKQMIVDSNSDDIVYSNLFTGVHGNYLKGSIVKAGLDPDNLPESDPTKMNFGGAAAKAWKDIWGSGQGIGAIREVLPAGDLVARFEREYQAARQRLGLAA from the coding sequence GTGGCACTTCCCCCGCTGTTCAACACGCTGCGCCTGCCGGTCATCGGCTCGCCGTTGTTCATCATCAGCAACCCGCAGCTGGTCATTGCGCAGTGCAAGGCTGGCATCGTGGGCTCCATGCCCGCGCTCAATGCGCGTCCGGCGGAGCTGCTGGACGACTGGCTGGCCGAGATCACCGAGACCCTGGCGGCGCACGACCGTGCTCACCCCGAGTCGCCGGCCGCCCCATTCGCCATCAACCAGATCGTTCACAAGAGCAATGACCGCCTTGAGCACGACATGGAGATGTGCGCGAAGTACAAGGTGCCGATCATCATCACCTCGCTGGGCGCCCGAGAGGACGTGAACGCAGCGGTGCACGCGTGGGGCGGCATCGTGCTGCACGACATCATCAACAACAAATTCGCCCACAAGGCGGTGGAGAAGGGCGCGGACGGCCTGATCGCGGTGGCGGCTGGGGCTGGTGGCCATGCGGGTGTGAAGAGCCCGTTTGCGCTGATCCAGGAGATCCGCGAATGGTTCGATGGCCCGCTGGCGCTGTCCGGCTCGATTGCCAGCGGCGACGCCATCCTCGCCGCGCAAGCCGCAGGCGCAGACCTGGCCTACATCGGCTCGGCCTTCATTGCCACGCAGGAAGCGCGTGCCAGCGATGACTACAAGCAGATGATCGTGGACAGCAACAGCGACGACATCGTCTACAGCAACCTGTTCACCGGTGTGCACGGGAACTACCTCAAGGGCTCCATCGTCAAGGCGGGCCTGGACCCAGACAACCTGCCCGAGAGCGATCCCACCAAGATGAACTTTGGCGGCGCTGCGGCCAAGGCATGGAAGGACATCTGGGGCAGTGGTCAGGGCATCGGTGCCATTCGCGAAGTGCTGCCTGCCGGTGACCTGGTGGCGCGGTTCGAGCGCGAATACCAGGCTGCACGCCAGCGTCTGGGGCTGGCGGCCTGA
- a CDS encoding ABC transporter substrate-binding protein produces MVCFPRAFWSRSSELRKPPFAAGARRRTTLGTTLCATALGLALTAAAHAVPLRWAAQNDILTLDPHSQDHSTTSAILQHSYEGLTRYNEQWEVEPCLATKWTTVSPTLWRFELRKGVKFHDGSPFTADDVIFSFQRIRQPQGTMQIYVTGIKEIKKVDDYTIDLVLDSPQPILLRNLIDFRIMSKTWAEKNKATQLADYKSKDENYASRNAVGTGSFKITGWQPDQRVTMVINKDWWDKPKGNITEITYLPIKSDPTRVAALVSGEVDLLTDLPTQDVARLKNDGKLKVIEGPETRTIFFAPDLGSDELRGSSVKGKNPFKDVRVRQALSMSIDREAIKRSIMRGLSVPAALMVAPGVNGYSAELDKPLPPDLAKAKKLLADAGYPSGFEIPLNCPNNRYVNDEEVCLAVVSMWAKIGVTARLTAQPMSQHSQQFQRFESPLYMLGWGVSTNDALYSLQALARTRSGGPDGSFNFSKVSDPTLDKLTDAIKGEMDVNKRNALIREALILVRDQALFIPLHHQVRPWAMKTGVETLHRSNDRPEARFTTIK; encoded by the coding sequence ATGGTCTGTTTCCCTCGTGCCTTTTGGTCCCGCTCGTCTGAATTGCGCAAGCCGCCATTCGCTGCTGGTGCACGGCGGCGCACCACACTCGGCACAACACTGTGCGCCACCGCGCTCGGCCTTGCCCTGACCGCTGCCGCACACGCCGTGCCCCTGCGCTGGGCCGCCCAGAACGACATCCTCACGCTGGACCCTCACTCGCAGGACCACAGCACCACCAGCGCCATCCTCCAGCACAGCTACGAAGGCCTGACCCGCTACAACGAGCAATGGGAAGTCGAGCCCTGCCTGGCCACCAAGTGGACGACCGTCAGCCCCACCCTGTGGCGCTTCGAACTCCGCAAAGGCGTCAAGTTCCACGACGGTTCCCCATTCACCGCCGACGACGTCATCTTCAGCTTTCAGCGCATCCGACAGCCGCAAGGCACGATGCAGATCTACGTGACCGGTATCAAGGAAATCAAGAAGGTCGATGACTACACCATCGATCTGGTCCTCGACTCGCCGCAACCGATCCTGCTGCGCAATCTGATCGACTTCCGCATCATGAGCAAGACCTGGGCGGAGAAAAACAAGGCCACCCAACTGGCCGACTACAAATCCAAGGATGAAAACTACGCCAGCCGCAATGCCGTCGGCACCGGCTCGTTCAAGATCACCGGCTGGCAGCCCGACCAGCGCGTCACGATGGTGATCAACAAGGACTGGTGGGACAAACCCAAAGGCAACATCACCGAGATCACCTATCTACCGATCAAGTCGGACCCGACCCGCGTGGCGGCTCTGGTGTCTGGCGAAGTGGACCTGCTGACGGATCTGCCCACCCAGGACGTGGCGCGCCTCAAGAATGACGGCAAGCTCAAGGTCATCGAAGGCCCTGAGACGCGCACCATCTTCTTCGCGCCGGACCTCGGCAGCGACGAACTGCGCGGATCCTCGGTGAAAGGCAAGAACCCATTCAAGGATGTGCGGGTCAGGCAGGCGCTGAGCATGTCGATTGATCGTGAGGCCATCAAGCGCAGCATCATGCGCGGCTTGTCAGTCCCTGCGGCCCTGATGGTGGCGCCTGGTGTCAACGGCTACTCCGCCGAACTGGACAAGCCGCTGCCGCCCGATCTGGCCAAGGCCAAAAAACTGCTGGCCGATGCCGGTTATCCGAGTGGTTTCGAGATTCCGCTCAACTGCCCCAACAACCGCTACGTCAACGACGAAGAAGTGTGTCTGGCCGTGGTGTCCATGTGGGCCAAGATCGGCGTGACCGCGCGGCTCACCGCACAACCCATGTCGCAGCACAGCCAGCAGTTCCAGCGCTTTGAATCGCCGCTCTACATGCTGGGCTGGGGCGTCTCGACCAACGATGCGCTCTATTCGCTGCAAGCACTCGCCCGCACTCGCAGCGGCGGCCCGGATGGCAGCTTCAATTTCTCCAAGGTGAGTGACCCGACCCTGGACAAACTGACTGATGCCATCAAGGGCGAAATGGATGTGAACAAGCGCAATGCGCTGATTCGCGAGGCGCTGATTCTGGTGCGCGACCAGGCACTGTTCATTCCGCTGCACCACCAGGTACGACCGTGGGCGATGAAGACGGGCGTGGAGACCTTGCATCGGTCGAATGACCGGCCAGAGGCGAGGTTCACGACGATCAAATGA
- a CDS encoding electron transfer flavoprotein subunit alpha/FixB family protein — MTILVIAEHDNASLKGATHHTVTAAAAIGGDVHVLVAGANAGAVAQAAAKISGVAKVLHADGAPFADGLAENLAAQVLAIAKDYSHILFPATASGKNVAPRVAALLDVGQLSDVTKVISADTFERPIYAGNAIATVQSTDAIKVLTIRTTGFDSATEGGSAAVDTLSAVADSGKSSFVGREVTKSDRPELTAAKIIVSGGRALGSSDKFNEVLTPLADKLNAALGASRAAVDAGYAPNDWQVGQTGKIVAPQLYIAAGISGAIQHLAGMKDSKVIVAINKDPEAPIFSVADYGLEADLFTAVPELVKAL; from the coding sequence ATGACCATCCTCGTCATTGCTGAACACGACAACGCCTCGCTGAAGGGCGCCACCCACCATACCGTGACCGCCGCAGCCGCCATTGGTGGCGACGTGCATGTGCTGGTCGCCGGCGCCAACGCAGGGGCTGTGGCCCAGGCCGCTGCGAAGATTTCCGGCGTGGCCAAGGTGCTGCACGCCGACGGCGCCCCCTTTGCCGATGGCCTGGCTGAAAACCTGGCCGCCCAGGTGCTGGCCATTGCCAAGGACTACAGCCACATCCTCTTCCCGGCCACGGCGTCGGGCAAGAATGTGGCGCCCCGCGTGGCCGCCCTGCTGGACGTGGGCCAACTGAGCGACGTCACCAAGGTCATCAGCGCCGACACCTTCGAGCGCCCCATCTACGCCGGCAACGCCATTGCCACCGTGCAGTCGACCGACGCCATCAAGGTGCTGACAATCCGCACCACGGGCTTTGATTCGGCAACGGAAGGCGGCAGCGCGGCTGTTGACACTCTCTCCGCCGTGGCGGACAGCGGCAAGAGCAGCTTTGTGGGCCGTGAAGTCACCAAGAGCGATCGCCCCGAACTGACGGCGGCCAAGATCATCGTGTCCGGCGGCCGTGCCCTGGGCAGCAGCGACAAGTTCAATGAAGTGCTGACACCGCTGGCCGACAAGCTCAATGCCGCCCTTGGCGCGTCGCGCGCCGCTGTGGATGCGGGCTACGCCCCCAACGACTGGCAGGTGGGCCAGACCGGCAAGATCGTGGCTCCGCAGCTCTACATCGCGGCCGGCATCTCCGGCGCCATCCAGCATCTGGCAGGCATGAAGGACTCCAAGGTGATCGTGGCGATCAACAAGGACCCCGAAGCGCCGATCTTCTCGGTGGCCGACTACGGCCTGGAAGCCGATCTTTTCACTGCTGTTCCCGAACTGGTCAAGGCGCTGTAG
- a CDS encoding methyl-accepting chemotaxis protein — translation MKLADLRIGSRLAVAFAVTFLLLLVILAVGIGVINGVNRTMSTVVEDRYALIALTTQVKGVGDRGAITIGRLLLSTTPEATKKYMDEYAAIRQTNSENLAKLEKMLSSEDSKRLFEEQSVARKEYGAVVRKVFDLLAAGDRDGALTVYQEQMAGPQARYYALIDKMVNYQAQSMEDDVTDANERSSAAKRNMVIASALALLAGIATAILITRSITVPIDRAIRLAESVAAGDLTYRIQVEGKDEVARLMTALQNMVVNLHRIVTDVRTGADTISTAAQEVAQGNLDLSARTEQQASALQETAAAMEQLTAAVRLSADHAHQANGSASSASNIASVGGEAVGQVVQTMNSISTASRRIVEIISVIDGIAFQTNILALNAAVEAARAGEQGRGFAVVAAEVRSLAQRSATAAKEIKHLIDDSVHHVDAGSRMVEQAGATMAEVVTSIRQVSQIVAEITASSQEQSAGIEQVNVAVVQMDDSTQKNAAMVEQSTAAARALQDQARQLNDAVRAFSV, via the coding sequence ATGAAACTGGCCGACCTTCGAATCGGTTCACGCCTGGCAGTGGCCTTCGCTGTCACGTTCTTGCTGCTGCTGGTCATCCTTGCGGTGGGCATCGGCGTCATCAACGGGGTGAATCGCACCATGAGCACGGTGGTGGAAGACCGCTACGCCCTGATCGCCTTGACCACGCAGGTCAAGGGCGTGGGGGATCGCGGCGCCATCACCATTGGCCGTCTGCTGCTGTCGACCACGCCGGAAGCCACCAAAAAATACATGGACGAGTACGCCGCCATCCGGCAGACCAACTCCGAGAACCTTGCCAAGCTGGAGAAGATGCTCAGCAGCGAAGACAGCAAGCGTCTCTTTGAGGAACAGTCGGTGGCCCGCAAGGAGTACGGCGCGGTGGTGCGCAAGGTCTTCGACCTGCTGGCTGCCGGGGATCGTGACGGCGCGCTGACGGTTTATCAGGAGCAGATGGCGGGCCCGCAGGCCCGGTATTACGCGCTCATCGACAAGATGGTGAACTACCAGGCCCAGAGCATGGAGGACGACGTCACCGATGCCAATGAGCGCTCGTCGGCGGCCAAGCGCAACATGGTCATTGCGTCGGCGCTGGCGCTGCTCGCTGGCATCGCGACTGCGATCCTCATCACCCGCTCCATCACCGTGCCGATCGACCGTGCCATCCGCCTGGCCGAATCGGTGGCGGCGGGTGACCTCACCTACCGCATCCAGGTCGAAGGCAAGGACGAAGTTGCACGCCTGATGACGGCGCTGCAGAACATGGTGGTCAATCTGCATCGCATCGTCACCGACGTGCGGACCGGGGCGGACACGATCTCCACTGCCGCTCAGGAAGTGGCGCAAGGCAACCTGGACCTGTCGGCTCGCACCGAGCAGCAGGCATCGGCGCTGCAGGAAACTGCCGCCGCCATGGAGCAACTGACGGCTGCGGTGCGTCTCAGCGCCGATCACGCGCATCAGGCCAACGGGTCCGCGTCATCCGCCTCCAACATCGCCAGCGTGGGTGGCGAGGCCGTGGGTCAGGTGGTGCAGACGATGAACTCGATCTCCACCGCGTCGCGGCGCATTGTCGAGATCATCAGCGTCATTGACGGCATCGCCTTCCAGACCAACATCCTGGCGCTGAATGCTGCTGTGGAAGCGGCCCGCGCCGGCGAGCAGGGGCGCGGCTTTGCCGTGGTGGCCGCTGAAGTGCGCAGCCTGGCACAGCGCAGCGCGACGGCCGCCAAGGAGATCAAGCATCTGATCGATGACTCCGTCCACCATGTGGATGCCGGCAGCCGGATGGTGGAGCAGGCCGGCGCCACCATGGCGGAGGTGGTCACCAGCATTCGCCAGGTCAGCCAGATCGTCGCCGAAATCACTGCGTCCAGCCAGGAGCAGAGCGCGGGCATCGAGCAGGTCAATGTGGCCGTGGTGCAAATGGACGATTCCACGCAGAAGAACGCCGCGATGGTGGAGCAGAGCACCGCTGCAGCGCGCGCCCTGCAGGACCAGGCGCGCCAGTTGAACGACGCCGTGCGCGCGTTCTCGGTGTAA
- a CDS encoding 2-oxoglutarate dehydrogenase E1 component: MSVNRNSVGPAWAPQRRFDRDGEVAGLVADAAPVRLKPGVADLIEAFRLQGHRFARLDPLGSLNPADAAGPAGVPALAQFGLTDDAPVAEEDRLVLGAQRALELHQRLRQWYCSSVAVDLSAVRDGTRRQWLQQRIETAVVGAAVGLPTPPEGLSAASAVPLLERLAGVEGWERFMARRYPHGKRFSLEGNEALVPLLDAMLARAAGRGVTRCVMGMPHRGRVNVLVNLLGHPVAEIMDYFEAAPAHPERQKDLVYHLGGRYAVATPSGAVAVTLASNPSHLQSVYPVVVGMARGTRVSRGSAQGLTQDQCLPVVMHGDAAFAGQGVVMETLALGLKPGYEVGGVIHIIINNQLGFTEPNRMDQQQARFCTDVTRMVDAPVLRVSADDPEAVQRIASLAVDYRARFGTDVVIDLIGYRRLGHSEHDEPMFTAPRLYRHLPSRPGVATAYAHSLVARGIVTAQRAEAALRPLELFDPAVLRTSGHREATPAVAGAANHAATSVVPPAVTAEVTAPTSAASLEPGIMPDVAHLRWVLANLADVPVGFEPHPVLARLAARWQRLASGESAAQGGPETLDWCTAESIAHALILSAGIPLRISGLDVQRGTFLHRHAVWHNQAELGMATWMPLSHFTGRAPLEVHNSILSEEAVLGFEYGHSVEAASAMTIWEAQFGDFVNGAQVFLDQYISSGEEKWGYASGLTVLLPHGYEGIGPEHSNGFLSRLLLLCGADNLRVAYPSTAAQWALLLLQQAMDPVKKPLVVMTPKAVLLNEVRSHVTVEALATARFQPVIDDTTEMRAQVQRVVLCSGKVYYDLLSAREALPKAESTRIALVRVERLYPFPAEELAAVMAAYPGATSVVWAQEETRNQGAWPFIRDDLQALLPASVQLVEVSRTVTAAGATASPVIHAQQQQALVARALGSAAAV, encoded by the coding sequence ATGTCTGTGAACCGCAATTCCGTCGGACCCGCTTGGGCTCCGCAGCGTCGTTTCGATCGTGATGGCGAGGTGGCGGGCCTGGTGGCTGATGCCGCGCCTGTACGGCTCAAGCCGGGGGTGGCCGATTTGATCGAGGCCTTCCGTTTGCAGGGGCATCGTTTTGCGCGACTGGACCCGCTGGGCTCGCTGAATCCAGCGGATGCTGCAGGCCCTGCGGGCGTGCCAGCGCTGGCGCAATTCGGCCTGACCGATGACGCCCCTGTGGCTGAGGAAGACCGGCTCGTGCTCGGCGCTCAGCGGGCGCTGGAACTTCATCAGCGGCTTCGGCAGTGGTATTGCAGCAGCGTTGCGGTGGACCTTTCTGCCGTGCGCGATGGCACGCGGCGCCAGTGGCTACAGCAACGCATCGAGACGGCGGTGGTGGGGGCGGCCGTGGGCCTGCCCACCCCACCAGAGGGCCTGTCGGCAGCGTCCGCAGTGCCCCTGCTTGAACGCCTGGCCGGTGTGGAAGGCTGGGAGCGCTTCATGGCCCGCCGTTACCCTCATGGCAAGCGCTTTTCACTCGAAGGCAACGAGGCGTTGGTGCCGTTGCTGGATGCGATGCTGGCCCGCGCCGCAGGGCGGGGTGTGACGCGCTGCGTCATGGGCATGCCGCATCGCGGCAGGGTGAACGTGCTGGTGAATCTGCTGGGTCATCCAGTGGCCGAGATCATGGACTACTTCGAAGCGGCTCCCGCGCACCCGGAGCGTCAGAAGGATCTGGTCTACCACCTCGGCGGGCGTTATGCGGTGGCCACGCCTTCCGGGGCCGTGGCCGTGACGCTGGCCAGCAATCCGTCTCACCTGCAGAGCGTGTATCCCGTGGTGGTGGGCATGGCACGTGGCACGCGTGTGTCGCGTGGATCGGCACAGGGGCTGACTCAGGATCAGTGCCTTCCTGTGGTGATGCATGGCGATGCCGCCTTCGCCGGACAGGGCGTGGTGATGGAGACCCTGGCCCTGGGGCTCAAGCCGGGGTATGAGGTGGGCGGGGTGATCCACATCATCATCAACAACCAGCTGGGCTTCACCGAACCCAATCGGATGGACCAGCAGCAGGCCCGCTTCTGCACGGATGTGACGCGCATGGTGGATGCCCCGGTGCTGCGCGTGAGTGCGGATGATCCCGAGGCCGTGCAGCGGATTGCATCGCTGGCCGTGGACTATCGTGCGCGCTTCGGCACGGACGTGGTCATTGACCTGATTGGTTATCGGCGCCTCGGGCACTCCGAGCATGACGAGCCGATGTTCACGGCGCCCCGCTTGTATCGTCATCTCCCTTCGAGGCCCGGTGTCGCCACCGCGTATGCCCACAGCCTCGTGGCGCGCGGTATCGTGACGGCGCAGCGGGCGGAGGCGGCATTGCGGCCGCTGGAACTGTTTGATCCAGCGGTGCTGCGTACATCAGGCCACAGGGAAGCGACCCCGGCCGTGGCCGGGGCTGCGAACCACGCGGCTACCAGCGTGGTGCCCCCCGCAGTGACCGCCGAGGTGACGGCACCAACCAGCGCTGCGTCCCTCGAGCCGGGCATCATGCCGGATGTCGCGCACCTGCGCTGGGTGCTGGCCAATCTGGCGGATGTCCCGGTGGGGTTCGAGCCCCATCCGGTGCTGGCGCGTCTGGCGGCCCGATGGCAGCGCCTGGCCAGCGGGGAGTCTGCGGCACAGGGCGGACCGGAGACGCTGGACTGGTGCACCGCCGAATCGATCGCGCATGCACTGATTCTGTCAGCCGGCATACCGCTGCGCATCTCTGGCCTCGATGTGCAGCGAGGCACCTTCTTGCATCGGCATGCGGTGTGGCACAACCAGGCGGAGCTTGGCATGGCCACGTGGATGCCGCTCTCGCACTTCACCGGCCGGGCTCCGCTGGAGGTGCACAACTCCATCCTCTCCGAAGAAGCGGTGCTGGGCTTTGAGTATGGGCACAGCGTGGAAGCTGCCTCGGCGATGACGATCTGGGAGGCGCAGTTCGGCGATTTCGTCAACGGCGCACAGGTGTTCCTGGATCAATACATCAGCTCTGGTGAGGAGAAGTGGGGCTATGCCAGCGGCCTGACCGTGCTGCTGCCGCATGGCTATGAGGGGATCGGGCCGGAGCACTCCAACGGCTTCCTGAGCCGACTCCTGCTGCTCTGTGGGGCGGACAACCTGCGGGTGGCGTATCCCTCGACGGCCGCGCAATGGGCCTTGCTGTTGCTGCAGCAGGCGATGGATCCGGTGAAGAAGCCGCTGGTGGTGATGACGCCCAAGGCGGTGCTGCTGAATGAGGTTCGCAGCCACGTCACCGTCGAGGCGCTGGCGACGGCTCGGTTCCAGCCGGTCATCGATGACACCACGGAGATGCGCGCGCAGGTGCAACGGGTGGTGCTGTGCAGCGGCAAGGTGTATTACGACCTGCTGTCTGCGCGCGAAGCGCTGCCGAAGGCCGAGTCCACCCGCATTGCGCTGGTGCGGGTGGAGCGCCTGTATCCGTTCCCCGCAGAGGAACTGGCGGCGGTGATGGCCGCATACCCCGGGGCGACCTCGGTGGTGTGGGCGCAGGAAGAGACCCGCAACCAAGGCGCGTGGCCCTTCATTCGAGACGATCTGCAGGCGTTGTTGCCGGCATCCGTCCAACTGGTCGAAGTGTCGCGGACGGTGACAGCGGCGGGGGCGACTGCGTCCCCGGTGATTCATGCCCAGCAGCAGCAGGCGCTGGTGGCTCGGGCCTTGGGGAGCGCCGCTGCCGTGTAG
- a CDS encoding acyl-CoA dehydrogenase, with the protein MTYRAPIKDMLFDMQALAGLQTLAEQIPAFADHGLDTAQAVLEEAAKLNEDVIAPLNVEGDRNPSFWKDGQVFATPGFKEAFRQYAEGGWQGLQHPEAYGGQGLPKIIGTGCAEMVQAANVSFALCPLLTDGAVEALLVAGTEAQKQLFIPKLLSGEWTGTMNLTEPQAGSDLALVRSRAEPQGDGTYKIFGTKIFITWGEHDMTDNIVHLVLARVPGAPEGVKGISLFLVPKFMVKADGSLGARNDVHCVSIEHKLGIKASPTAVLQFGDHGGAIGTLIGEENRGLEYMFIMMNAARFGVGVQGLAVADRAYQKAVAYAKDRVQSRPVDGSQAGPATIVHHPDVRRMLMTQRALVEGCRAMAIDAAAAYDIAHHHSDADARQQAQAFYEFMVPLVKGYSTEMSLEVTSLGVQVHGGMGFIEETGAAQYYRDARILPIYEGTTAIQANDLVGRKTARDGGAFARSLAAQIEETEGALAANGSAAAQSMRQHLALARAAFVQVVDDVAAHAKSNPNAAFAGSVPYLMLAGNLMAGWQMARSLLAAQELLATGEDVEFMQAKITTARFYAEHILPRCQALRDAVVHGADSVMALPIEAF; encoded by the coding sequence ATGACTTACCGCGCCCCGATCAAGGACATGCTGTTTGACATGCAGGCGCTGGCCGGCCTGCAGACACTCGCCGAGCAGATTCCCGCCTTTGCCGACCACGGCCTGGACACCGCGCAGGCGGTGCTGGAAGAGGCGGCCAAGCTCAATGAGGATGTCATTGCACCCTTGAATGTCGAGGGCGACCGGAACCCGTCGTTCTGGAAGGATGGACAGGTATTTGCCACCCCGGGCTTCAAGGAGGCCTTCCGCCAATATGCGGAAGGCGGCTGGCAAGGGCTTCAGCATCCGGAGGCGTATGGCGGCCAGGGCCTGCCCAAGATCATCGGAACCGGTTGCGCGGAGATGGTCCAGGCGGCCAATGTGAGTTTTGCGCTGTGCCCGCTGCTGACCGACGGTGCCGTCGAGGCGCTGCTGGTGGCCGGGACCGAGGCGCAGAAGCAGCTGTTCATTCCGAAGCTGCTCTCTGGCGAGTGGACCGGCACCATGAACCTGACCGAGCCGCAGGCAGGCTCCGATCTGGCGCTGGTGCGCAGCCGCGCCGAGCCGCAGGGCGACGGCACCTACAAGATCTTCGGCACCAAGATCTTCATCACCTGGGGCGAGCACGACATGACGGACAACATCGTCCATCTGGTGCTGGCGCGAGTCCCGGGGGCGCCCGAGGGCGTGAAGGGCATCAGCCTGTTTCTGGTGCCCAAGTTCATGGTGAAGGCGGACGGCTCGCTGGGTGCGCGCAATGACGTGCACTGTGTCTCCATCGAGCACAAGCTGGGCATCAAGGCCAGCCCCACGGCGGTGCTGCAGTTCGGTGACCACGGCGGCGCCATCGGCACATTGATCGGCGAGGAGAACCGAGGCCTGGAGTACATGTTCATCATGATGAATGCCGCGCGTTTCGGCGTTGGCGTTCAGGGCCTGGCGGTGGCGGATCGTGCCTATCAGAAGGCCGTGGCCTATGCGAAGGACCGTGTGCAGTCGCGCCCGGTGGATGGCTCGCAGGCCGGCCCGGCGACCATCGTTCATCATCCGGATGTGCGCCGCATGCTGATGACCCAGCGCGCCCTGGTGGAAGGCTGCCGCGCCATGGCCATCGACGCTGCAGCGGCCTACGACATTGCCCACCACCACAGCGATGCCGACGCTCGCCAACAGGCGCAGGCGTTTTATGAGTTCATGGTGCCGCTGGTGAAAGGCTACAGCACCGAGATGAGCCTGGAGGTGACCTCGCTGGGCGTCCAGGTGCATGGCGGCATGGGTTTCATCGAAGAAACCGGCGCGGCCCAGTACTACCGCGATGCCCGCATCCTGCCGATCTACGAGGGCACCACCGCCATTCAGGCCAATGACCTGGTGGGCCGAAAGACGGCGCGTGACGGCGGCGCCTTCGCGCGCAGCCTCGCTGCACAGATCGAAGAGACCGAGGGCGCGCTGGCAGCCAACGGCAGTGCCGCCGCCCAATCGATGCGTCAGCATCTGGCGCTGGCCCGTGCTGCGTTTGTGCAGGTGGTGGACGATGTGGCGGCGCATGCCAAGTCCAACCCGAACGCGGCGTTTGCCGGGTCGGTGCCTTACCTGATGCTGGCCGGCAACCTGATGGCTGGATGGCAGATGGCCCGCTCGCTGCTGGCCGCGCAGGAATTGCTGGCCACCGGTGAGGATGTCGAATTCATGCAGGCCAAGATCACCACGGCGCGGTTCTATGCCGAGCACATCCTGCCGCGCTGCCAGGCCTTGCGTGATGCGGTGGTGCATGGCGCTGACAGCGTCATGGCCCTGCCCATCGAGGCATTCTGA